One stretch of Meiothermus sp. QL-1 DNA includes these proteins:
- a CDS encoding quinate 5-dehydrogenase yields the protein MPKHIVSISIGSSKRNARTELKLLGESFVLERIGTDGSWEKALELIRELDGKVDAFGLGGADLYVYAGGRRYTFREAARLARAARKTPLVDGSGLKHTLERQAVRLLGPQIGWKDQRVLVPSAVDRFGLAEALDEAGAQVLYGDLIFGLGLPIPIYRLSLLQKLAYLLLPLITQLPFQWLYPTGAKQEAQVLDWRQRYYAWADVVAGDWHFIRRYMPPRMEGKTVLTNTTTPEDLAFLRARGVARLITTTPRLEGRSFGTNVMEALIVALAGRHPLDEADYLAYIQRLGLKPEITELSSV from the coding sequence ATGCCCAAACACATCGTCAGCATCTCCATCGGCTCCTCCAAGCGCAACGCCCGGACCGAGCTGAAACTTTTGGGGGAGAGCTTCGTGCTCGAGCGCATCGGCACCGACGGGAGCTGGGAGAAGGCCCTGGAGCTAATCCGCGAGCTGGACGGGAAGGTAGACGCCTTCGGGCTCGGGGGGGCCGACCTTTATGTTTACGCCGGGGGGCGGCGTTACACCTTCCGCGAGGCCGCCCGCCTGGCCCGGGCCGCCCGCAAGACCCCCCTGGTGGACGGCTCGGGCCTCAAGCACACCCTTGAGCGGCAGGCCGTGCGGCTTCTGGGGCCGCAGATAGGCTGGAAAGACCAGCGGGTCCTTGTCCCCAGCGCGGTGGACCGCTTCGGCCTGGCCGAGGCCCTGGACGAGGCGGGGGCCCAGGTGCTCTACGGCGACCTCATCTTCGGCCTGGGGCTGCCCATCCCCATCTACCGCCTTTCCCTGCTGCAAAAGCTGGCCTATTTGCTTCTGCCCCTCATCACCCAGCTTCCCTTCCAGTGGCTTTACCCCACCGGGGCTAAACAGGAAGCACAGGTCCTGGACTGGCGGCAGCGGTACTACGCCTGGGCCGATGTGGTGGCCGGGGACTGGCACTTCATCCGCCGCTACATGCCCCCGCGGATGGAGGGAAAAACCGTCCTCACCAACACCACCACCCCCGAGGACCTGGCGTTTTTACGGGCGCGGGGGGTGGCCCGGCTCATCACCACCACCCCCCGCCTGGAGGGCCGCAGCTTCGGCACCAACGTGATGGAGGCCCTCATCGTGGCCCTGGCAGGCCGGCATCCCCTGGACGAGGCCGACTACCTGGCCTATATCCAGAGGCTGGGGCTAAAGCCGGAGATCACCGAGCTTTCTTCCGTCTAG
- the purE gene encoding 5-(carboxyamino)imidazole ribonucleotide mutase, with translation MDVPEYPLVGLIMGSKSDWATLEPAAKTLEALGVPYEVRVVSAHRTPDLLFAYAEEAEGRGLEVIIAAAGGAAHLPGMTAAKTLLPVLGVPVESKSLKGLDSLLSIVQMPAGVPVGTLAIGQAGAINAALLATSILARKYPHLREALHRYRSAQTEAVLAQPDPRQV, from the coding sequence ATGGACGTGCCGGAGTATCCCCTGGTGGGCCTTATTATGGGCTCCAAATCGGACTGGGCGACCCTCGAGCCCGCCGCCAAGACCCTGGAGGCGCTGGGCGTGCCCTACGAGGTGCGGGTGGTCTCGGCCCATCGCACCCCTGATCTGCTCTTCGCCTATGCCGAGGAGGCTGAGGGAAGGGGTCTTGAGGTCATCATCGCCGCGGCCGGGGGGGCAGCCCACCTGCCCGGGATGACCGCGGCCAAGACCCTGTTGCCGGTGCTGGGGGTGCCGGTGGAGTCGAAGAGCCTCAAGGGCCTGGACTCGCTGCTCTCCATTGTGCAGATGCCCGCAGGGGTGCCGGTGGGCACCCTGGCCATCGGCCAGGCCGGGGCCATTAACGCGGCCCTGCTGGCCACCAGCATCCTGGCCCGCAAGTACCCCCACCTCAGGGAGGCCCTCCACCGCTACCGCAGCGCCCAGACCGAGGCCGTGCTGGCCCAGCCCGACCCCCGCCAGGTCTGA
- a CDS encoding sodium-dependent bicarbonate transport family permease — METLELLRTNLLSPAVLAFVLGMVATLVRSDLKIPEALYTSLSIYLLLAIGLKGGAALASTPLEEVWRPALATLALGVLTPLLAYLVLRRLGRMDVVNAAALAAHYGSVSAVTFAAATSFMQAARQPVEGYLPTLVAILEVPAIVIALLIARRNLKGSSMGEAVREILTGRSILLLVGGSLIGFLSGPEGLKKVSAVFVEPFQGALVLFLLELGMVAAKRLRDLRQAGAFLVGFGLGMPVVHGALGVWLGSLAGMSVGGATVLGTMAASASYIAAPAAVRIALPQANPSYYLTASLGITFPFNLTLGIPLYFALSRLVHGGS; from the coding sequence GTGGAAACTCTTGAACTCCTTCGTACCAACCTGCTCTCCCCCGCCGTGCTGGCCTTCGTGCTGGGCATGGTGGCCACCCTGGTCCGCTCCGACCTCAAAATCCCTGAGGCACTCTACACCAGCCTCTCCATCTACTTGCTCCTGGCCATCGGCCTAAAGGGCGGGGCCGCGCTGGCCTCCACCCCTCTGGAGGAGGTCTGGAGGCCGGCCCTGGCCACCCTGGCCCTCGGGGTGCTCACCCCTCTTCTCGCCTACCTGGTCCTCCGCCGGCTGGGCCGGATGGATGTGGTCAACGCCGCGGCCCTCGCCGCCCACTACGGCTCGGTCTCGGCGGTTACCTTCGCCGCCGCCACCAGCTTCATGCAGGCCGCCAGGCAGCCGGTGGAGGGGTATCTGCCCACCCTGGTAGCCATCCTGGAGGTTCCGGCCATCGTCATAGCCCTGCTGATCGCCCGGCGCAACCTGAAGGGCAGCTCGATGGGTGAGGCGGTGCGGGAGATCCTCACCGGCCGGAGTATCCTGCTCTTGGTGGGCGGGTCGCTGATAGGCTTTTTAAGCGGGCCTGAGGGGCTTAAGAAGGTGAGCGCAGTCTTCGTGGAGCCCTTCCAGGGCGCACTGGTGCTGTTTTTGCTCGAGCTGGGCATGGTCGCAGCCAAACGCCTGCGCGACCTGCGGCAGGCGGGGGCCTTCTTGGTGGGCTTCGGCCTGGGGATGCCGGTGGTGCACGGGGCGCTGGGGGTCTGGCTGGGCAGCCTGGCCGGGATGTCGGTGGGCGGGGCCACGGTCCTCGGCACCATGGCCGCCAGCGCCTCCTACATCGCCGCCCCCGCCGCGGTGCGCATCGCCCTACCCCAGGCCAACCCCAGCTACTACCTGACCGCCTCTTTGGGCATCACCTTTCCCTTCAACCTGACCTTGGGGATTCCCCTCTACTTCGCCCTCTCCCGCCTCGTGCACGGAGGTAGCTGA
- a CDS encoding transcriptional regulator, with the protein MALVARKLVTIIAEGFLEERLVRDIKRLGARGYTITEARGEGSRGVRASEWEGSNIRLETIVSPEVAEKILAHLAEAYFPNYAVIAYVETVEVVRGEKYT; encoded by the coding sequence ATGGCCCTGGTCGCACGCAAGCTGGTCACCATCATCGCCGAGGGATTCCTGGAAGAGCGCCTGGTACGGGATATCAAAAGGCTCGGAGCCAGGGGCTACACCATCACCGAGGCCCGCGGCGAGGGCAGCCGGGGGGTGCGGGCCAGCGAGTGGGAGGGGAGCAACATCCGGCTCGAGACCATCGTGAGCCCCGAGGTGGCCGAGAAAATCCTGGCCCACCTGGCCGAGGCCTACTTCCCCAACTACGCGGTCATCGCCTACGTGGAGACCGTGGAGGTGGTCCGGGGGGAGAAGTACACCTAG
- a CDS encoding AAA family ATPase, with amino-acid sequence MICPRCGHSNAAGEEICAHCGNTLWPGGSFVQERRWVSVVFFDLSRFTEYTLKHALEDAWEATHNALQAAASHARLYGGHVDKFFGDGFLAVFGVPRSQESDAQAALEAARAMVASSPLPGRAGVASGLVLRTPLGGGVAGDQTVLGPAVNLAQRLSQAAPPGEVWCDATTVRLVPRALAEPLPPQPLKGFAEPLVPFCYRGMRSEAPDLVGREKELQRLREALVEVQQGAGRRVVVHGPMGVGKSYLARCFVETLPQGVRGVVAPRLTLGVALRHALRQGLQQLLREGLVRLRQLELPEHLQTVLEYSVGLEPHPGLPASELDALLVEAWQRLLARVAQEGPVVVVLDDLHSADPTVLEFTRRPAPPGVLLLLVARQNRWGPAEDLLSLPLGPLSLEETQRLIHQIRPELPPATCLHLAEASGGYPLAVRALSVTATGEPEPIPLYQPRLDGLPRPARVALQAAAVLGPTVPPELVRHLVGEEADLTRLVGEGFLEADEQGQLRFVIPWLREAVLGQVGAGQARGWHQQAARWYQRQGRLAEAAVHLEAAGDVRAAYQAWRLVAQQAWSEGRYAGALLGYLEALRLAEGRVAWQAALEAAEAHLALGRYAEALELAARPLASPELPPTLRQWAWALRLEASLALGQAEPVEALPEEAQEPRFRLALARVRTGAEAEDLLAGLPPGLQGPALLVRARAWLREGRLAEAQRACERYLEEHARNPTECFEARQLLAEALWRQFKPQEALGALVAPHEALPAWFTALYHASRAALLLDLGQLEQAERLLEEAEPLVEGAPAWVVERLGLACLRYFLESGQLEKALRYGEAVLAQAPSPLLHGYLAVAHALAPGRRHGEMLERLLWGLEVEDAEALALAELALGLRRSYEGQDGGPHLRRAARLARKGHNPGLYYHALTVLGLHLYSRSARKALALSRYLLRQTAASGFELHHGYARLLHEHILLLEGRESGLADFEAKTPLARLWRRLLCQELRSEKLRGYGIVGIWLRWWARRLPGPRPFEGVGVEPGQALE; translated from the coding sequence ATGATCTGCCCCCGCTGTGGCCACAGCAACGCCGCCGGTGAGGAAATTTGCGCTCACTGCGGCAACACCCTTTGGCCTGGGGGGTCCTTCGTGCAGGAGCGGCGCTGGGTGAGCGTGGTTTTCTTCGACCTCTCGCGCTTCACCGAATACACTCTAAAGCACGCCTTGGAGGACGCCTGGGAGGCTACCCACAACGCCCTTCAGGCCGCGGCCAGCCACGCTCGGCTCTATGGGGGCCATGTGGACAAGTTCTTTGGCGATGGCTTCCTGGCCGTCTTCGGGGTGCCGCGCAGCCAGGAGTCCGACGCCCAGGCGGCCCTCGAGGCGGCTCGGGCGATGGTTGCCTCCAGCCCTCTGCCGGGGCGGGCTGGGGTGGCCAGCGGCCTGGTGCTGCGCACCCCTTTAGGCGGCGGGGTGGCGGGGGACCAGACCGTGCTGGGGCCGGCGGTCAACCTGGCCCAGCGCCTTTCTCAGGCGGCCCCCCCGGGGGAGGTGTGGTGCGACGCCACCACCGTGCGGCTGGTGCCCAGGGCGCTCGCCGAGCCCCTTCCACCCCAGCCCCTCAAGGGCTTCGCTGAGCCCCTGGTCCCCTTTTGCTACAGGGGGATGCGCTCGGAAGCGCCCGACCTGGTGGGGCGCGAGAAGGAGCTGCAGCGTCTTAGGGAGGCGCTGGTCGAGGTGCAGCAAGGGGCGGGGCGGCGGGTGGTGGTGCATGGGCCGATGGGGGTGGGCAAGTCGTACCTGGCCCGCTGTTTTGTGGAGACCCTACCCCAAGGGGTGCGTGGGGTGGTGGCCCCTCGGCTGACCCTGGGGGTAGCCCTGCGCCATGCCTTGCGGCAGGGGTTGCAGCAGCTTCTGCGGGAGGGCCTCGTGCGGCTGCGGCAGCTCGAGCTGCCTGAGCATCTGCAAACGGTTTTGGAGTACAGCGTGGGCTTGGAGCCCCACCCGGGCCTACCGGCGTCCGAGCTGGATGCTCTGCTCGTCGAGGCCTGGCAGCGCCTGCTGGCCCGGGTAGCCCAGGAGGGGCCGGTGGTGGTGGTGCTGGACGACCTGCACAGCGCCGACCCCACGGTGCTGGAATTCACCCGCCGGCCGGCCCCCCCAGGGGTCTTGCTGCTCCTGGTGGCCCGGCAGAACCGCTGGGGGCCAGCCGAAGACCTCCTCTCCCTACCCCTGGGCCCCCTTTCGTTGGAGGAGACCCAGCGGCTCATCCACCAGATTCGCCCTGAGCTGCCCCCTGCCACCTGTTTGCACCTGGCCGAGGCCAGCGGAGGATACCCCCTGGCGGTGCGGGCGCTGAGCGTGACCGCGACGGGGGAGCCCGAGCCCATCCCCCTCTACCAGCCCCGCCTGGACGGTCTACCCCGCCCGGCCCGGGTGGCCCTGCAGGCCGCCGCAGTGCTGGGGCCCACGGTACCCCCCGAGCTGGTGCGCCACCTGGTGGGGGAGGAGGCCGACCTCACCCGGCTGGTGGGGGAGGGTTTCCTCGAGGCCGACGAGCAGGGGCAGCTTCGCTTCGTCATCCCTTGGCTGCGGGAAGCTGTGCTGGGTCAGGTGGGGGCGGGCCAGGCGCGGGGCTGGCACCAGCAGGCGGCCCGCTGGTACCAGCGCCAGGGCCGGTTGGCCGAAGCAGCCGTCCATCTGGAGGCCGCCGGCGACGTCCGGGCGGCCTACCAGGCCTGGCGGCTGGTGGCGCAGCAGGCCTGGAGCGAGGGGCGCTACGCTGGGGCTTTGCTGGGCTACCTCGAGGCCTTGCGCTTGGCCGAGGGCAGGGTGGCCTGGCAGGCCGCGCTGGAAGCTGCCGAGGCCCATCTGGCCCTGGGTCGCTACGCTGAAGCGCTGGAGCTGGCCGCTCGGCCGCTGGCCTCGCCCGAGCTTCCCCCCACCCTGCGCCAGTGGGCCTGGGCCCTGCGCCTGGAGGCCAGCTTGGCCCTAGGGCAGGCAGAGCCGGTCGAGGCCTTGCCAGAGGAGGCCCAGGAGCCCCGCTTTCGGCTGGCCCTGGCCCGGGTTCGCACCGGCGCGGAGGCGGAGGACTTGCTGGCAGGCCTTCCGCCGGGGCTGCAGGGCCCTGCCCTGCTGGTGCGGGCCAGGGCCTGGCTGCGGGAGGGCCGGTTGGCCGAGGCCCAGCGGGCCTGCGAGCGCTACCTGGAGGAGCACGCCCGGAACCCCACCGAGTGCTTCGAGGCCCGCCAGCTTCTGGCTGAGGCCCTTTGGCGGCAGTTCAAGCCGCAGGAGGCCCTCGGCGCCCTGGTGGCCCCCCACGAGGCCCTGCCGGCCTGGTTCACCGCCCTCTACCACGCCAGCCGGGCTGCCCTGCTTTTGGATCTGGGCCAGCTCGAGCAGGCCGAGCGGCTGTTGGAAGAGGCCGAGCCCCTTGTGGAGGGGGCGCCGGCCTGGGTGGTCGAGCGGCTGGGGCTGGCCTGCTTGCGCTACTTCCTCGAGTCGGGCCAACTGGAAAAAGCGCTGCGCTACGGCGAGGCGGTGCTGGCCCAGGCCCCTTCCCCTCTTTTGCACGGCTACCTGGCCGTGGCCCACGCCCTAGCCCCGGGCCGCAGGCATGGCGAGATGCTGGAACGGCTGCTGTGGGGGCTGGAGGTGGAGGACGCCGAGGCCCTTGCGCTGGCGGAGCTGGCCTTGGGGCTGCGCAGGAGCTACGAGGGGCAGGATGGGGGCCCCCACCTGCGGCGGGCAGCCCGGCTGGCCCGGAAGGGGCATAACCCGGGCCTCTACTACCACGCGCTTACCGTGCTGGGCCTCCACCTGTATTCCCGCTCGGCCAGGAAGGCCTTGGCCCTCTCGCGCTACCTGCTCCGCCAGACCGCCGCTTCGGGCTTTGAGCTCCACCACGGGTATGCCCGTCTGCTGCACGAACACATCCTGCTGCTAGAGGGAAGAGAGTCTGGGCTGGCTGATTTTGAGGCCAAGACCCCACTGGCCAGGCTCTGGCGGCGGCTTCTTTGCCAGGAACTTAGAAGCGAGAAGCTGCGCGGCTACGGTATCGTGGGGATCTGGCTGCGCTGGTGGGCCCGGCGCCTCCCGGGCCCGCGCCCTTTTGAGGGGGTGGGGGTAGAGCCGGGGCAGGCGCTAGAATAA
- a CDS encoding 5-(carboxyamino)imidazole ribonucleotide synthase, which translates to MRIGVLGGGQLGRMLALAGYPLGLSFRFLDPSEEAPAGQVAELCVGEYEEEVLLRFAEGLEGVTYEFENIPLKALETLAHRLPVYPPPQALEVAQDRLAEKTFFQRLGIPTPRFYPVSSKEELWAGLEHTGCPALLKTRRLGYDGKGQYLIRTPADLEEAWARLGGVPSILEAWVPFTRELSLLGVRSQKGEVAFYPLVENHHQGGILRKSRAPAPRSEHLQAQAQALGLAVMEALDYVGLLAIELFEVEGVLWANEMAPRVHNSGHWTIEGAETSQFENHLRAVLGWPLGSTTPRGHAVMLNLIGQAIEPARVLEVPGVHLHWYGKAVRPGRKVGHITLRCDSEARLEALLERLEARLKTP; encoded by the coding sequence ATGCGGATCGGCGTGCTGGGGGGCGGGCAATTGGGGCGGATGCTGGCCTTGGCTGGGTACCCTCTAGGCCTTTCCTTCCGCTTCCTGGACCCTTCAGAGGAGGCCCCTGCGGGCCAGGTGGCCGAGCTTTGCGTGGGGGAGTACGAGGAGGAGGTCCTGCTGCGCTTCGCTGAGGGGCTTGAAGGGGTGACCTACGAGTTCGAGAACATCCCCCTCAAGGCCCTGGAAACCCTCGCCCACCGCCTGCCGGTCTACCCTCCCCCCCAGGCCCTGGAGGTGGCCCAGGACCGTCTGGCGGAGAAGACCTTCTTCCAGCGGCTCGGTATTCCCACTCCGCGCTTCTACCCGGTGAGTTCTAAGGAGGAGCTTTGGGCAGGGCTCGAGCACACCGGCTGCCCGGCCTTGCTCAAGACCCGCCGGTTGGGCTACGACGGCAAGGGGCAGTATCTGATCAGGACCCCGGCCGACCTGGAGGAGGCCTGGGCCCGCTTGGGTGGGGTGCCATCAATCCTGGAGGCCTGGGTGCCCTTTACGCGCGAGCTCTCGCTGCTGGGGGTGCGCTCGCAGAAGGGCGAGGTGGCCTTCTACCCCCTGGTGGAGAACCACCATCAGGGGGGCATCCTGCGCAAAAGCCGGGCTCCAGCCCCCCGCTCGGAGCATTTGCAGGCCCAGGCCCAGGCCCTGGGGCTGGCGGTGATGGAGGCCCTCGATTACGTGGGCCTGCTGGCCATTGAGCTTTTCGAGGTGGAGGGGGTCCTCTGGGCCAACGAGATGGCCCCCCGGGTCCACAACTCCGGCCACTGGACCATAGAGGGGGCCGAGACCAGCCAGTTTGAGAACCACCTGCGGGCCGTGCTGGGCTGGCCCTTGGGTTCCACCACGCCGCGTGGGCACGCCGTCATGCTCAACCTGATTGGACAGGCCATCGAACCGGCCCGGGTGCTGGAGGTGCCGGGGGTCCACCTGCACTGGTACGGCAAGGCGGTGCGGCCGGGCCGGAAGGTGGGCCACATCACCCTACGCTGCGACAGCGAGGCCCGGCTCGAGGCCTTGCTGGAGCGGCTCGAGGCCCGGCTGAAAACCCCATAG